Proteins co-encoded in one Gemmatimonadaceae bacterium genomic window:
- a CDS encoding TonB-dependent receptor, translated as MSPRISRAGSLVGAFCRVVTLAIVLCSLPLLAAAAQTVDIIRGRVTGPDREPLPGVQVTVTTLSGAVSRNALTDRNGRFMVTFPGGDGDYFVAFRSIGFAPRRFEIKRVADEDILVADAQLSRTTTTLDEVRVTANRNRVTRNDQAQDVAGTERVVNPNNLDPTQQGDLAAMAANTPGVLYVPGQDGDPSGFSVLGLGADQNSTTLNGLNFSGSDLPRDAMVSAALNSSPYDVSRGGFSGGNLNLRTRSGTNFILRTNSLNLDSPALQWTDPAASALGQQYSNASLGGLVSGPLKYNAAFYNLAYQLGRRSNDLQTLLNTSPIGLEASGISPDSVTRLLSILSTQSIPSTAGGIPSSRLSDQGVLFGGIDLSPPSSRAGSAFSFSSNLSWNRLDPVSGQVTEFPAHSGTRTSFNGGVQARHSTYFSFGALSETALGINRTRNVSSPFLSVPSGSVRITSVLDDGTTAVKSVQFGGSTFLNNTSTTTGINLSNQISWFSNDNKHRVKLSTELRRDDFDVDQSNNLLGSFSYNSLADLEAGRALSFSRQLGRRIRSGNQVTAAMALGDSYRATPRLQLQYGVRVDGNAFGTRPRENDAVEATFGVRNDEVPNGVYVSPRIGFSWSYGQAAQVGAFEGAFRGPRATVRGGVGIFQGTPGAQLIGSALDNTGLASGVQLVNCSGLAVPNAQWAQYLAGQGAIPAECADGTTGTVFASSAPNVSLFREDFHAPRSVRSNLQWSGPVLGNRFNANLEGTYSLNLNQQGFVDLNFLATQRFSLGDEAGRPVYVLPTSIDPATGAIAARDARVSTLFNRVTEQRSDLRSESRQLRASFSPLSYNSRYNWSLSYVFSNVRERVRGFGNNTAGDPRSVEWARSNFDSRHQVQYSLYWNAADLVRISWFGNVRSGTPFTPLVAGDINGDGYSNDRAFIYDPRTAADANLAASMQTLLSTASSRVRDCLSGQLGQVAGRNSCQGPWTHSANFSIAFNPIKVRMPQRATLSFNVSNPLGAADLLLHSDDNLRGWGQNAFPDATLLAVRGFDRASGRYVYDVNRRFGATNPQFSAFRTPVTVTAMLRFDIGPTRERQTLTQQLNLGRRQDGQKLNEQIIKAIYGSGGFINPLANILRQTDTLQLTVPQADSLATLNRWYLIRADSIWTPISKQLASLPDHYDSDKAYGMYRQGRRATVDLLQRVARDVRGLLSAEQRRKLPTLVASYLDPRYLASIRSGTAGSGGGAGFAGGPMLMGGGGGGQSIQIVR; from the coding sequence GTGTCCCCCCGAATCTCGCGCGCCGGGAGCCTCGTTGGCGCGTTCTGTCGCGTCGTGACGTTGGCGATCGTGCTGTGCTCCCTGCCGCTGCTGGCCGCTGCGGCGCAGACGGTCGACATCATCCGCGGGCGCGTGACCGGCCCCGATCGCGAGCCGCTGCCGGGCGTGCAGGTGACGGTGACGACGCTCTCGGGCGCCGTCAGTCGCAATGCGCTGACCGATCGCAACGGGCGTTTCATGGTGACCTTTCCGGGGGGCGATGGCGACTATTTCGTCGCCTTCCGTTCGATCGGCTTCGCCCCGCGCCGGTTCGAGATCAAGCGGGTGGCCGACGAGGACATCCTGGTGGCCGACGCGCAGCTCTCGCGCACCACGACGACGCTCGACGAGGTGCGCGTCACGGCGAACCGGAATCGCGTGACCCGCAACGACCAGGCGCAAGACGTGGCGGGAACCGAGCGCGTGGTGAATCCCAACAACCTGGATCCCACGCAGCAGGGCGATCTGGCGGCGATGGCAGCCAACACGCCGGGGGTGCTCTACGTCCCGGGACAGGATGGTGATCCGTCCGGCTTTTCCGTGTTGGGGCTCGGCGCCGACCAGAACAGCACCACGCTCAATGGCCTCAACTTCTCCGGCTCCGACCTGCCGCGCGACGCGATGGTGTCGGCGGCGCTCAACTCGTCGCCCTATGACGTGTCGCGCGGTGGCTTCAGCGGCGGGAACCTGAACCTGCGCACGCGCTCGGGGACCAACTTCATCCTGCGCACCAACTCGCTCAACCTGGATTCGCCCGCGCTGCAGTGGACGGACCCCGCGGCGAGCGCGCTGGGGCAGCAGTACTCCAACGCCTCGCTGGGCGGACTCGTTTCGGGGCCGCTCAAGTACAACGCCGCGTTCTACAACCTGGCCTACCAGCTGGGGCGTCGCTCGAACGACCTGCAGACGCTGCTGAACACCTCGCCCATCGGGCTCGAGGCGTCGGGGATCTCGCCCGACTCGGTCACGCGCCTCCTCTCGATTCTCTCGACGCAGTCGATTCCCTCCACGGCGGGGGGAATTCCCTCCAGCCGGCTGAGTGACCAGGGGGTGCTGTTCGGCGGCATCGACCTCTCGCCACCGTCGTCACGGGCCGGCTCGGCGTTCTCGTTCAGCAGCAACCTGTCGTGGAACCGCCTCGATCCGGTGAGCGGTCAGGTGACCGAGTTTCCCGCGCACTCGGGGACGCGCACCAGCTTCAACGGCGGCGTGCAGGCGCGGCATTCCACCTACTTCTCGTTCGGGGCGCTGAGCGAGACTGCGCTTGGCATCAACCGCACGCGCAATGTGTCGTCCCCCTTCCTGTCGGTGCCCAGCGGGAGCGTGCGCATCACGTCGGTGCTGGACGACGGGACGACCGCGGTGAAGTCGGTGCAGTTCGGGGGGAGCACTTTCCTCAACAACACGTCGACGACGACGGGAATCAACCTCTCCAACCAGATCTCCTGGTTCAGCAACGACAACAAGCATCGGGTGAAGCTCTCGACCGAATTGCGCCGCGACGACTTCGACGTCGACCAGAGCAACAACCTGCTGGGGTCATTCAGCTACAACTCGCTGGCCGACCTCGAGGCGGGGCGCGCCCTGTCGTTCTCGCGCCAGCTGGGACGGCGCATCCGGTCGGGCAACCAGGTCACGGCGGCGATGGCGTTAGGCGACTCGTACCGCGCCACGCCGCGCCTGCAGCTGCAGTACGGGGTGCGCGTGGACGGCAACGCCTTCGGGACGCGCCCGCGGGAGAACGACGCGGTCGAGGCGACGTTCGGCGTGCGCAACGACGAGGTCCCCAACGGGGTGTACGTCTCGCCGCGCATCGGCTTCTCGTGGAGCTATGGGCAGGCGGCGCAGGTGGGCGCCTTCGAGGGGGCGTTCCGCGGCCCGCGCGCCACGGTGCGCGGCGGCGTGGGGATCTTCCAGGGGACGCCCGGCGCGCAGCTCATCGGCTCGGCGCTCGACAACACCGGGCTTGCCAGCGGCGTGCAGCTGGTGAACTGCTCCGGACTCGCCGTTCCCAACGCGCAGTGGGCGCAGTACCTCGCCGGGCAGGGGGCCATTCCCGCCGAGTGCGCCGACGGGACGACGGGGACCGTCTTCGCGAGCTCGGCGCCGAACGTCTCGCTGTTCAGGGAGGACTTCCACGCGCCGCGCTCCGTGCGCAGCAACCTGCAGTGGAGCGGCCCGGTGCTTGGCAACCGCTTCAACGCGAACCTCGAGGGGACGTACTCGCTCAACCTCAACCAGCAGGGGTTCGTCGATCTCAACTTCCTCGCCACGCAGCGCTTCTCGTTAGGGGACGAGGCGGGGCGCCCGGTCTACGTCCTTCCCACCAGCATCGACCCGGCGACTGGTGCGATTGCCGCGCGTGACGCGCGCGTGTCGACGCTGTTCAACCGTGTGACCGAGCAGCGCTCCGACCTGCGTTCCGAATCGCGGCAACTGCGGGCGTCGTTCTCGCCGCTGTCGTACAACTCCCGCTACAACTGGTCGCTGTCGTATGTGTTCTCCAACGTGCGGGAGCGGGTGCGCGGCTTTGGCAACAACACGGCGGGCGACCCGCGCAGCGTCGAGTGGGCGCGTAGCAACTTCGACTCGCGCCACCAGGTGCAATACTCGCTGTACTGGAACGCGGCCGATCTCGTGCGCATCAGCTGGTTCGGCAACGTGCGGTCGGGGACGCCGTTCACCCCGCTGGTGGCGGGTGACATCAACGGCGACGGCTACTCGAACGACCGCGCCTTCATCTACGACCCGCGCACGGCCGCCGATGCAAACCTGGCGGCCTCGATGCAGACGCTGCTGTCCACCGCGTCGTCGCGCGTGCGCGATTGCCTGTCGGGGCAGCTCGGGCAGGTGGCCGGGCGCAACTCGTGCCAGGGACCCTGGACCCACTCGGCCAACTTTTCCATCGCATTCAACCCGATCAAGGTGCGCATGCCGCAGCGCGCCACGCTCTCGTTCAACGTCTCCAACCCGTTAGGCGCGGCCGACCTCCTCCTGCACTCGGATGACAACCTGCGGGGGTGGGGGCAGAACGCGTTCCCCGATGCCACGCTCCTCGCGGTGCGCGGCTTCGACCGGGCGTCGGGGCGCTACGTGTACGACGTCAACCGGCGCTTTGGCGCAACCAACCCGCAGTTCAGCGCCTTCCGCACCCCGGTCACCGTGACGGCGATGCTCCGCTTCGACATCGGTCCCACGCGCGAACGCCAGACGCTCACGCAGCAGCTCAACCTCGGGCGGCGGCAGGACGGGCAGAAGCTGAACGAGCAGATCATCAAGGCGATCTACGGGAGCGGCGGCTTTATCAACCCGCTGGCCAACATCCTGCGCCAGACCGACACGTTGCAGCTTACGGTGCCGCAGGCCGACTCGCTGGCCACGCTCAACCGCTGGTACCTCATCCGCGCCGATTCCATCTGGACGCCGATCAGCAAGCAACTGGCGTCGCTCCCCGACCACTACGACAGCGACAAGGCGTACGGGATGTACCGCCAGGGGCGCCGCGCCACCGTCGACCTGCTCCAGCGCGTGGCCCGGGACGTGCGCGGCTTGCTCAGCGCCGAGCAACGCCGCAAGCTCCCCACGCTCGTGGCCTCGTACCTCGATCCGCGCTATCTCGCGTCAATTCGGTCGGGGACGGCGGGCTCCGGCGGTGGCGCCGGCTTTGCCGGCGGCCCAATGCTGATGGGCGGCGGTGGTGGCGGCCAATCCATCCAGATCGTTCGCTGA
- a CDS encoding glycoside hydrolase family 97 protein: MSGGRELQPDRGGRRALASLVAITCLLTGPAVHAQAPIRLASPDGRNVVTVELQGGRITYAVARDARQVILPSRLGFAFRGAPALGGNLRLVDSARASVDTTWAQPWGEVMQVRDHHNELRVRVAERRPLARSFVVAFRAFDDGVAFRYELPKQPNLGAFRIADELTEFAMADNAKAWWIPSNRKAMDRYEFLYASSPLSMLDSVRTPLTMEMQGGPVVVLHEAALEDYAAMDLARVGERTLRPALAPWSDGVKVRGRTPFVTPWRTVQLADTPAALVPSVLGLNLNAPSRIADTRWITPMTYNGIWWGMHAGKYSWHSGPTHGATTENARRYIDFAAANHLGGTLVEGWNVGWDGDWIGSFGRHFSFTRGYPDYDLSAVARYAKSKGVSLIVHNETAMGIANYERQLDSAFALYRSLGIRAIKTGYVNDRTAEGHAHTGQFMVRHHRKVIETAAKYGITVNAHEPIMDTGERRTWPNMLSREGGRGQEYNAGGPDGGNPPEHETILFFTRLLAGPMDYTPGVFDILLAGSSGTARTPDQPRVRTTLAKQLADYVVLYSPVHMAADIIESYANQPAFQFIRDLATDWEVTRVLGGAIGDSVVVARKARGRDEWFVGAITDEHARVVDIELDFLTPGKAYVAESYTDGPGAHWLTNPLPVVISSREVGAGDRLHLVLAPGGGAAVRIRPR; the protein is encoded by the coding sequence ATGAGCGGTGGCCGCGAGTTGCAGCCCGATCGCGGTGGGCGTCGTGCCCTCGCATCACTCGTCGCCATCACGTGCCTGCTGACAGGACCAGCGGTGCACGCGCAGGCTCCGATTCGCCTCGCCTCTCCCGACGGCCGCAACGTTGTCACGGTCGAACTCCAGGGCGGGCGCATCACCTACGCCGTTGCCCGCGACGCTCGCCAAGTGATCCTCCCCTCGCGACTTGGCTTCGCCTTTCGCGGTGCACCGGCGCTGGGCGGCAACCTGCGGCTCGTCGATTCGGCGCGCGCTTCGGTCGACACCACGTGGGCGCAGCCGTGGGGCGAGGTGATGCAGGTCCGCGATCACCATAACGAGTTGCGCGTGCGAGTCGCCGAGCGGCGCCCGCTCGCGCGAAGCTTCGTGGTTGCCTTCCGCGCCTTCGATGACGGCGTCGCCTTCCGCTATGAACTCCCCAAGCAACCCAACCTTGGCGCGTTCCGCATCGCCGACGAGCTGACCGAGTTCGCGATGGCCGACAACGCGAAGGCGTGGTGGATTCCGTCCAACCGCAAGGCGATGGACCGCTACGAGTTCCTGTATGCGTCGTCGCCGCTCAGCATGCTGGACTCGGTGCGCACGCCGCTCACGATGGAGATGCAGGGGGGCCCGGTGGTGGTGCTGCACGAGGCAGCGCTCGAGGACTACGCGGCGATGGACCTGGCGCGGGTAGGGGAGCGGACGCTTCGCCCCGCGCTGGCGCCGTGGAGCGACGGTGTGAAGGTGCGCGGGCGCACCCCGTTCGTGACGCCGTGGCGCACGGTGCAGCTGGCGGACACACCGGCGGCGCTCGTCCCGTCGGTGCTGGGGCTCAACCTCAATGCGCCGTCACGCATTGCCGACACGCGCTGGATCACCCCCATGACGTACAACGGGATCTGGTGGGGGATGCACGCCGGGAAGTACAGCTGGCATTCGGGGCCCACGCACGGCGCGACCACGGAGAACGCCAGGCGCTACATCGACTTTGCGGCGGCGAACCACCTGGGCGGGACGCTGGTGGAAGGGTGGAACGTGGGGTGGGATGGTGACTGGATCGGGAGCTTCGGGCGGCACTTCTCGTTTACCCGCGGCTATCCCGACTACGATTTGTCCGCAGTTGCCCGGTACGCGAAGTCCAAGGGCGTCTCGCTCATCGTGCATAACGAGACGGCGATGGGAATCGCCAACTACGAACGGCAGCTCGACTCGGCGTTTGCGCTATATCGCTCCCTCGGTATCCGCGCCATCAAGACGGGCTACGTGAACGACCGCACCGCCGAGGGGCATGCGCACACGGGGCAGTTCATGGTGCGACACCACCGCAAGGTGATCGAGACGGCGGCAAAGTACGGCATCACCGTCAACGCGCACGAGCCGATCATGGACACCGGCGAGCGGCGCACCTGGCCCAACATGCTCTCCCGCGAGGGGGGGCGCGGACAGGAGTACAACGCCGGGGGGCCCGACGGCGGCAACCCGCCGGAACACGAGACGATCCTCTTCTTCACGCGCCTCCTGGCGGGGCCGATGGACTACACGCCGGGTGTGTTCGACATCCTCCTTGCCGGCTCGTCAGGCACGGCGCGCACCCCGGACCAGCCGCGCGTGCGCACCACGCTGGCCAAGCAGCTGGCGGACTATGTCGTGCTCTACTCGCCGGTGCACATGGCCGCCGACATCATCGAGAGCTACGCCAATCAGCCGGCCTTCCAGTTCATTCGCGACCTGGCGACCGACTGGGAGGTGACGCGCGTCCTGGGCGGCGCGATCGGCGACTCGGTCGTGGTTGCGCGCAAGGCCCGGGGGCGCGACGAGTGGTTCGTGGGGGCAATCACCGACGAACACGCGCGCGTCGTCGACATCGAGCTCGACTTCCTCACCCCCGGGAAGGCGTACGTCGCCGAGTCGTATACCGACGGCCCGGGAGCACACTGGCTCACCAACCCGCTCCCGGTTGTGATCTCGTCGCGTGAGGTGGGGGCGGGGGACCGGTTGCACCTCGTCCTTGCCCCCGGCGGAGGCGCCGCCGTCCGCATTCGCCCGAGATAG
- a CDS encoding response regulator, translating into MPSADLHTARRTLLDRSPVRRALVIDDEGAVRSVLRRWLKRRGWEVAEAPDGQVALAQLRDGGEPAKARDFDLIICDLRMPSLSGPELHAWARCHRPDLAQRLVFASGDVQEPEAAEFLQQCGCPVLEKPFELSRLEAVLSTFDPRV; encoded by the coding sequence ATGCCGTCCGCCGATCTGCACACCGCTCGACGCACGCTGCTCGACCGGTCGCCGGTGAGGCGCGCCCTGGTCATCGACGACGAAGGTGCGGTGCGCAGCGTGCTGCGCCGCTGGCTCAAGCGTCGCGGCTGGGAAGTGGCCGAGGCACCCGACGGCCAAGTGGCGCTGGCACAACTGCGCGACGGGGGCGAGCCGGCGAAGGCGCGCGACTTCGACCTGATCATCTGCGACCTGCGGATGCCGTCGCTGAGCGGACCGGAGCTGCATGCGTGGGCCAGGTGCCACCGCCCCGACCTCGCGCAACGGCTCGTTTTTGCCAGCGGCGACGTGCAGGAACCCGAGGCGGCCGAGTTCCTGCAGCAGTGCGGTTGTCCAGTGCTCGAGAAGCCATTCGAGCTGTCGCGACTCGAGGCTGTCCTGTCGACATTCGACCCGAGAGTGTGA
- a CDS encoding response regulator transcription factor: MPIRVLVVDDEPIARRRVRRLLRLEPDVDVIDEAGSGGEAIDAIRKDPPDLVLLDVQMPDVDGFGVVGALGAEQMPPTIFVTAFNEYAVRAFDVNAIDYLLKPYDPERFRAAFQRARSHIERESSAEQGRKIRALLEQVLGEDRATAALADRPAQPSGAPGTMPRTRFLDRLMVKHDGRVFFVKVSDVDWFEASGNYVRVHTGKVSHLIRETMHHVEAQLDPSMFVRIHRAVIVNIDRIKELQPWFAGDYVVILRDGRQLKLSRTYREHLQSRMHRFA; the protein is encoded by the coding sequence ATGCCGATTCGCGTATTGGTGGTGGACGACGAACCGATCGCCCGTCGTCGCGTGCGACGGCTCCTGCGCCTCGAACCGGACGTCGACGTCATCGACGAGGCGGGGAGCGGTGGCGAGGCTATCGATGCCATCCGGAAGGACCCCCCGGACCTGGTCCTGCTCGACGTGCAGATGCCGGACGTGGACGGCTTTGGCGTGGTAGGGGCACTGGGAGCCGAGCAGATGCCGCCGACGATCTTCGTCACTGCGTTCAATGAATACGCGGTGCGTGCGTTCGACGTGAACGCGATCGACTACCTCCTCAAGCCCTACGACCCGGAGCGCTTTCGCGCCGCCTTCCAGCGGGCGCGGTCGCACATCGAACGGGAGAGCTCGGCGGAGCAGGGGCGGAAGATCCGCGCATTGCTGGAGCAGGTGCTGGGCGAGGACCGCGCGACGGCGGCACTCGCCGATCGGCCGGCGCAACCGTCCGGCGCGCCGGGCACGATGCCGCGCACGCGGTTCCTCGACCGCCTGATGGTGAAGCACGACGGCCGCGTCTTCTTCGTCAAGGTCAGCGACGTGGACTGGTTCGAGGCGTCGGGGAACTATGTGCGCGTCCACACAGGGAAAGTCTCGCACCTCATCCGCGAGACCATGCACCACGTGGAGGCGCAGCTCGACCCCTCGATGTTCGTGCGCATCCACCGCGCCGTGATCGTCAACATCGATCGGATCAAGGAGCTCCAGCCGTGGTTTGCCGGCGACTACGTGGTGATCCTGCGCGATGGGCGTCAGCTCAAGCTCAGCCGTACCTATCGCGAACACTTGCAGTCGCGCATGCACCGTTTTGCCTAG
- a CDS encoding histidine kinase, which produces MAGTWLFFGVMYGVVWTAAARDPSRAMRWTMPTALAVAAMWALLTPWLFRLTRRVAPSRVGWGVSLLTHSVSAMACAMVLTALLRTSMAFFATWSPEPYVPMLFYWFDVWLFVYVALVVVAHALTVRRRYVDRTVRAHLLEAQLARAQLQYLELQLQPHFLFNALNAISELAHESPDAAERMLRRLHTLLAISLERSGRDEVTLDEELAALEPYLDIQRTRFSDWLQVEVDVALEWRRALVPHLILQPLVENAIRHGLSVRQGPGRVHVAARRVGDRLLLRVEDDGVGLRQAQSTRDPNRREGIGLRNASERLRQLYGSTHRFELREGEQGGVVVELELPYRDGTAQAHPTPQHVSLADAMASTTLDDPSTWRTGEFSTVFPELEESKPEAPPVEAIVESTPAPQWQPSGSFRAAERPVPAPPPSAEPRGSTPGLSWKAWGGIGLLWFAMAVVWTNQMVLYSNSMRPSDGYSWLELARLQVATSIIWLGLSPVVVALARRFRIDSGNWMRRLPLHAAFGVCAGLVHTGVMQATGLSQMPVLSPGNMNPLTGDFFVYFGLLAWSHARDFVNWYRARELEGARLSARIAGSRFQALRVQLRPQFLLATLDLLAELVHRDVPRTERLITRLADTLRLTLELGREATSSVRQELELLVACVDTHRDGIRPGVRLVTNVPPDALSLRIPSRLVCTMVDDLLVADSLNPAESLTVRLEVDRAADVTRVRLRGEADWRARNASPAGAGPGGSGSHAWWRTKSVAEAAVADAGALVSVTFPDRASAVLLIADAPEIATAVSAEWAAAVA; this is translated from the coding sequence GGACGATGCCGACCGCGCTGGCGGTGGCGGCGATGTGGGCGCTGCTCACGCCATGGTTGTTTCGCCTCACGCGACGGGTGGCCCCCTCGCGCGTGGGGTGGGGAGTGAGCCTACTGACACACAGCGTGTCGGCGATGGCCTGCGCCATGGTGCTCACCGCGCTCCTGCGCACGTCGATGGCGTTCTTCGCGACGTGGAGCCCGGAGCCGTACGTCCCGATGCTCTTCTACTGGTTCGACGTGTGGCTCTTCGTGTATGTCGCGCTGGTGGTTGTCGCGCATGCACTCACGGTGCGCCGGCGTTACGTGGACCGAACGGTGCGCGCCCACCTGCTGGAGGCGCAACTGGCGCGCGCGCAGCTGCAGTACCTCGAGCTGCAGCTGCAGCCGCACTTCCTGTTCAACGCGCTCAATGCCATCTCGGAGCTGGCGCACGAGTCGCCGGATGCGGCGGAGCGTATGCTGCGGCGACTTCACACGCTGCTGGCCATCTCGCTCGAGCGCTCGGGGCGGGATGAGGTGACGCTGGACGAGGAGCTTGCGGCGCTCGAGCCGTATCTCGACATCCAGCGCACGCGTTTCTCGGACTGGTTGCAGGTGGAGGTCGACGTGGCGCTGGAGTGGCGTCGCGCGCTGGTGCCGCACCTCATCCTGCAGCCGCTGGTGGAGAACGCGATCCGGCACGGGCTCTCGGTGCGGCAGGGGCCCGGTCGCGTGCACGTCGCGGCGCGGCGCGTGGGCGATCGCCTGCTGCTGCGGGTGGAGGACGACGGGGTCGGTCTCCGTCAGGCGCAAAGCACGCGCGACCCCAACCGGCGCGAGGGGATCGGGTTGCGCAATGCCAGCGAGCGCCTGCGCCAGTTGTACGGCAGCACCCATCGCTTCGAGCTGCGCGAGGGGGAGCAGGGCGGGGTGGTCGTGGAGCTGGAACTGCCGTATCGCGACGGGACCGCCCAGGCACACCCCACGCCGCAGCACGTGAGCCTGGCCGACGCGATGGCGTCGACCACGCTCGACGACCCGTCCACATGGCGCACGGGCGAGTTCTCCACCGTCTTTCCCGAGTTGGAGGAGAGCAAGCCAGAGGCTCCGCCGGTCGAGGCAATCGTGGAGTCGACGCCCGCGCCGCAGTGGCAACCGAGCGGGAGCTTCCGCGCGGCGGAGCGACCGGTGCCGGCGCCCCCCCCGTCCGCCGAGCCGCGAGGCTCCACCCCGGGGTTGTCCTGGAAGGCGTGGGGCGGTATCGGACTGCTCTGGTTCGCGATGGCCGTGGTGTGGACCAACCAGATGGTCTTGTACTCCAACTCCATGCGGCCAAGCGACGGCTATTCATGGCTGGAGCTGGCGCGCTTGCAGGTGGCGACCTCGATCATCTGGCTCGGTCTGTCACCAGTGGTCGTCGCACTGGCGCGCAGGTTCCGCATCGACTCCGGGAACTGGATGCGCCGGTTGCCCCTGCACGCGGCCTTTGGGGTATGCGCAGGGCTGGTGCATACGGGGGTCATGCAGGCCACGGGATTGAGCCAGATGCCAGTGCTGTCGCCGGGGAACATGAATCCCCTCACCGGCGACTTCTTCGTCTACTTCGGGCTGCTGGCGTGGTCGCACGCGCGCGACTTCGTGAACTGGTATCGCGCGCGGGAACTGGAGGGGGCGCGCCTGTCGGCGCGCATCGCCGGCTCCCGCTTCCAGGCGCTCCGCGTGCAGCTCCGCCCGCAGTTCCTCCTTGCCACGCTCGACCTGCTCGCCGAGCTGGTGCACCGCGACGTGCCGCGTACGGAACGCTTGATCACACGCCTGGCCGACACGCTGCGCCTCACGCTCGAACTCGGGCGAGAGGCAACCAGTTCGGTTCGACAGGAACTCGAACTGCTCGTTGCCTGCGTCGACACCCACCGCGATGGGATTCGCCCCGGGGTGCGGCTGGTGACCAACGTTCCACCCGACGCGCTATCGCTGCGCATTCCCAGTCGCCTGGTCTGCACGATGGTCGACGACCTCCTCGTCGCCGATTCATTGAATCCCGCCGAGTCGCTCACCGTACGGCTGGAGGTGGATCGCGCGGCCGACGTGACGCGCGTGCGGCTGCGCGGCGAGGCCGACTGGCGCGCTCGCAATGCGTCGCCCGCGGGCGCCGGGCCCGGCGGGAGCGGGTCGCACGCCTGGTGGCGCACCAAGAGCGTCGCCGAGGCGGCGGTGGCCGACGCGGGTGCGCTGGTGAGCGTGACCTTTCCCGACCGTGCGTCGGCGGTGCTCCTCATTGCCGATGCCCCAGAGATTGCCACCGCGGTCTCCGCCGAGTGGGCGGCGGCCGTTGCCTAA